One window of the Kiloniellales bacterium genome contains the following:
- the tuf gene encoding elongation factor Tu (EF-Tu; promotes GTP-dependent binding of aminoacyl-tRNA to the A-site of ribosomes during protein biosynthesis; when the tRNA anticodon matches the mRNA codon, GTP hydrolysis results; the inactive EF-Tu-GDP leaves the ribosome and release of GDP is promoted by elongation factor Ts; many prokaryotes have two copies of the gene encoding EF-Tu): protein VMPGDNTAMEIELIAPIAMDEGLRFAIREGGRTVGAGVVAGILK, encoded by the coding sequence GGTGATGCCGGGCGACAACACGGCGATGGAGATCGAGCTGATCGCGCCGATCGCCATGGACGAGGGCCTGCGCTTCGCGATCCGCGAAGGCGGCCGCACCGTCGGCGCCGGCGTCGTCGCCGGTATCTTGAAGTAA